In a single window of the Sulfitobacter indolifex genome:
- a CDS encoding transposase, producing the protein MCATNSFLRSLGVEIYASGHRRWSDTAKARAVADTLEVGATVNAVAERYGILPNQLSAWRRKAKQGKLLLPAPETDEPLFAPLVVSAAPDEPTEALTVPNETIRLIFGQIAIELPLQIPAVRIAEIAHALEASSC; encoded by the coding sequence ATGTGCGCTACAAATTCGTTTCTCAGGTCACTGGGCGTTGAGATTTATGCGTCCGGCCACCGCCGTTGGTCGGACACCGCAAAGGCGCGGGCGGTGGCGGACACGCTTGAGGTCGGTGCGACGGTAAACGCTGTCGCTGAGCGGTATGGCATCCTTCCGAACCAGCTATCGGCGTGGCGTCGAAAGGCTAAGCAAGGGAAGCTGTTGTTACCCGCCCCGGAGACTGACGAGCCACTCTTCGCTCCGTTGGTGGTTTCTGCTGCGCCGGATGAGCCAACAGAAGCTCTGACTGTTCCGAATGAGACGATCAGATTAATCTTTGGACAGATCGCCATCGAGCTGCCGTTGCAGATACCCGCTGTTCGGATTGCAGAGATCGCTCATGCGCTTGAAGCTTCTTCATGCTGA
- a CDS encoding thermonuclease family protein yields the protein MAKFLPDLPGKLDSMSNVTKFRRRKNGLSFFLLVIGCAVLLSAIVLRPEHQTFVRQDASKPRILRGGDAWTGGSAWKNSRITQETSAASPGTQIVDTVTRIRDGDTILVDLIPIRIANLDCAERGSASGDRATRQITRIAKGVQLRCTLEGRRSYDREVGVCRLPDGRDIGEILIAGGYCERWRG from the coding sequence TTGGCCAAATTCCTGCCCGATTTGCCCGGCAAACTGGACAGCATGTCAAATGTCACGAAGTTCCGCCGCCGCAAAAACGGTTTGTCATTTTTTCTGCTGGTGATCGGCTGCGCAGTATTACTATCGGCGATAGTGCTGCGGCCTGAACATCAGACTTTCGTTCGGCAAGATGCCAGCAAACCGCGCATACTGAGAGGGGGGGACGCATGGACTGGCGGTAGCGCGTGGAAGAATAGTCGTATAACACAAGAAACTTCGGCTGCATCGCCGGGCACTCAGATTGTTGACACTGTTACCCGCATCCGGGATGGCGATACTATTCTTGTTGATCTTATTCCGATCCGGATTGCCAATCTCGACTGTGCTGAACGCGGCAGTGCATCTGGCGATCGCGCAACGCGGCAAATCACTAGGATTGCTAAAGGCGTTCAGCTTCGATGCACCCTGGAAGGACGGCGAAGCTATGATCGCGAAGTCGGAGTTTGCAGGTTACCCGACGGACGTGACATCGGGGAAATATTGATTGCTGGTGGCTATTGCGAGCGGTGGCGCGGGTGA
- a CDS encoding ribbon-helix-helix protein, CopG family, whose translation MKSRGRPKVDTQPVMVRMPTALIEALDEARRAEEDLPSRPELIRRIVEEWAAGRRGQ comes from the coding sequence ATGAAATCACGTGGACGCCCAAAAGTAGATACTCAGCCGGTGATGGTTCGGATGCCAACAGCGCTGATAGAGGCCTTAGATGAAGCGCGCCGGGCGGAGGAGGATCTGCCCAGCCGGCCGGAGCTGATCCGGCGCATAGTGGAGGAATGGGCTGCAGGCAGGCGGGGCCAATAA
- a CDS encoding type IV toxin-antitoxin system AbiEi family antitoxin domain-containing protein yields MSGQQHDKLKNLLEAVPTGFLVDSAWLEQHGIGRRSSYAYVQRGWLERIGRGVFRRPAPNSATTNILDWKTCLLSLQQIMHYPVHIGGATALGLQGYAHYLSLGNKSTVWLYGSKIPNWLEKLPLNAELRTRSVSLFSDPELGVDNAQNNLNETASSLPWDWKLVMSSPERAILEALDELPDQESFHNIDMAFESLTTLRPRTLSALLSSCKKIKVKRLFFVFADRHDHAWRKQLDPEEFDLGSGDRALVKGGKIHPRYRIMVPEEFVSKERGHGA; encoded by the coding sequence ATGAGTGGACAACAGCACGATAAACTAAAGAACCTTCTTGAGGCTGTCCCCACGGGGTTCCTCGTGGACTCCGCTTGGCTTGAGCAACACGGGATAGGCCGGCGTTCCTCCTACGCCTATGTCCAACGCGGCTGGCTAGAACGCATTGGCCGCGGGGTCTTCCGCCGCCCCGCACCAAACAGCGCCACCACGAACATACTCGACTGGAAGACCTGCCTGCTCTCGCTCCAGCAAATCATGCACTACCCTGTCCATATCGGCGGGGCGACGGCATTGGGCCTGCAAGGCTATGCGCACTATCTCTCACTCGGCAACAAAAGCACGGTCTGGCTCTACGGCTCAAAAATCCCCAACTGGCTCGAAAAACTACCGCTCAACGCCGAACTCCGCACCCGCAGCGTATCGCTGTTCTCCGATCCAGAGTTGGGTGTCGATAACGCGCAAAATAATCTCAACGAGACTGCATCGTCCCTGCCATGGGACTGGAAACTGGTGATGTCCTCGCCAGAACGCGCGATCCTCGAAGCGCTAGACGAGTTGCCGGATCAAGAAAGCTTTCACAACATCGACATGGCGTTCGAAAGCCTGACGACGTTGCGCCCGAGAACCCTGTCGGCGCTGCTCAGCAGTTGCAAGAAGATCAAGGTCAAACGCCTGTTCTTCGTGTTCGCCGACCGCCATGACCATGCCTGGCGCAAGCAACTCGATCCGGAAGAATTCGACCTCGGTAGCGGCGATCGCGCATTGGTCAAAGGCGGCAAGATACATCCGCGCTACAGGATTATGGTGCCCGAAGAGTTTGTAAGTAAGGAACGTGGCCATGGCGCGTGA
- the tnpB gene encoding IS66 family insertion sequence element accessory protein TnpB (TnpB, as the term is used for proteins encoded by IS66 family insertion elements, is considered an accessory protein, since TnpC, encoded by a neighboring gene, is a DDE family transposase.) → MLMPSQGVRILVATRPVDFRKGHDGLASMVQSALAQDPFTGTVFVIRAKRADRMKILFWDGSGLVMTYKRLEENSFIWPAIRDGAITLNRPQFEALFAGLDWRRVRSLEPRRPAAAE, encoded by the coding sequence ATGCTGATGCCCTCGCAAGGCGTTCGGATATTGGTTGCAACGCGGCCGGTGGACTTCCGTAAAGGACACGATGGATTGGCTTCGATGGTGCAGTCGGCATTGGCCCAAGACCCCTTTACCGGAACAGTCTTTGTAATTCGCGCCAAGCGGGCTGACAGGATGAAGATTTTGTTCTGGGACGGGAGCGGGCTCGTGATGACCTACAAACGACTTGAGGAGAACAGCTTCATTTGGCCAGCCATTCGAGATGGCGCGATCACCTTGAACCGCCCCCAATTCGAGGCGTTATTTGCAGGGTTGGACTGGCGCCGGGTGCGTTCGTTAGAACCCCGCAGACCGGCTGCGGCAGAGTGA